The Musa acuminata AAA Group cultivar baxijiao chromosome BXJ2-5, Cavendish_Baxijiao_AAA, whole genome shotgun sequence genomic interval TTAAATTTAGATTGAGTTTCACATCCAGAAGAATTTTGAGGATATAGTTGTGAGATATTTCACATTTttgaagcctttttttttttttatcatgttggATAATTGGAGATAATCTATGAATTTAATATTAAATGATGATGGAGGAATTAATTCGGCATCTAGGAGAAACATCAACCGAGTCTTTTTCACATTTTTTTTGAAGTGTTTTGATCAAGTTGGAAAAGAGAAGATAATCTCTGAGCAACTACCGGAAAATGAAGATTTAATAATCCCACGTCTAGAAGAATGCcaactttttttatgatgatatcaGTGATTTATTGATTTATAGTTTCAAGCCTTCAGCAAACATgaatcctacaaagaagctcCTCCTTTCTGCACCCTTTCACTCCCACGTTGTACATTATTAAGATGTTGTGTTTTACATGGATTCATTCTGTAAGCCCTgcctaacctttttttttttttttatcacctgTAAATAAAATTAATTCTGATCTATATGTTGTTACAGGTGGCACCTTTGGATTCGGTCGAGTTCTCGGTCTTGATGCCAGGGCAGCATTATCCAACCTACATTGCTCAACCAGCTCCTCTCCCTTGCCCAAGAGAAGGCATCATCAGTTGGCCTTCTCATGACCACCATGCTTTGGCTTCTCCCTAGCTTTTCTCAGAGAATCCCCAATTGATCCATTCATGTCTTCCACAAGCTCATACGCTTATTTGTgtgaggccttccttcaacaaCACTTTCTCATTCCTATCAATCACCCCATCAACAAAGAACAGATATTAAATGGTGTTTCCCAGTCCGACTGCCATGTATTCTTCATTCTCTGTTCAGCAGATTAGAATCATGCTCCTCTTCTCCTGCAGCTTTTTAAGTGCTAAATCTGGCTAATtgctataattttctttttttttccagagGAAATGAAATAGAACATCACAGTAGCAATAAACActagaagaataagaagagaggacaagagaaaagaaaggaaaaatttTGTCCTTCAAACATTTTAGCATTGAGTtcgaatatttaaattattatgcaGACTGAGATCAAAGTGGCAAAAACAATTCAGTAGATTCACTCCACAAATCATTCCGAAGATGATCATAAACTAAAGATTCATTAACCAGCTTGTCCGCAAAGATTACTCACCATCTGTTGGCGATTTTTATCTCAGCTACGCAGCTGATTTAAAGTCAAAACAGCATGCAACCCATCACTAACCTGCTGTAGTTCTACTAATGCATCTCATTGACAGGAATTAATTATACATTATCACTGTAAAGAAGTTGCTACACTTGACACATTTGGTGGTCAAACAAATGTTTGACCATTCCCACCAGTTTTTCCAACCTTCAAGAGAATGATCCCAAAAGTCCTTTACGTACTAATATATCATCTGTGCCAGACACTTCGACAACTACATTTAAGCCATTGAAATCCAAAAACAAAGAGATTGATCGTCAAAGAATAGCTTCAGAAATATCCCACTGCACATACCTAACAATATAAATTCTGTGAATATTTAGCAGATTAGGATATAACATTCAAACTTCCGCATTAACCACATAGTCCATTTAGCAGAACAGCATAAAGCAAGACACGAAAACCTAAGTTTTATGCATCAGTCAACATCTAGTTTCATCTATGtacgacaaaaaagaaaaaaaagaacattaACCACATTATCCTCCACTCTGTAGCATATAACCTTCAAACTTCTGCATTAACCACATAGTCCATTTAGCAGAACAGCATAAAGCAAGGAACAAAAATCTGAGTTTTATGCATCAGTCAACATCTAGTTTCATCCATGtactacaaaaaagaaaaaaagaacattaATTTCATCCAAACAGACTTTGCTGAGTACCCAATCCACACATTCAATTTCACTACCCTCCACTCTGTAGCCAGTAATAGGGATTTTTCCTACTAATACATAAGTAATTCACCGAATCAAGTAGCTTGCAGAAGCATTGTCATATAAGATTTTTCAAACCTATAAACAATGGCCAGAAAGAACTGATGCGCCTTCGCAACTATTCTTTACATTTTCTACCAAGAGCAGTTGCTCGAAAAAGCCTCCTCGTTCTTCTGCATGACATGCTTGAGAAGGAAGTACGATTACGTCTCCATGCCAAAGAGATCTTAGCCAACACAAACTCTTTGATGGTAATTGGAGCACAACAAAGCTTCCGTCTCCAGGCCAACAACTACAGCCACCATCATCTAGAACTACCCCTTCTTCTTTGTGACTCACAGACCCATAAGAAAATTTATTTTACCTCCTAGCTACTTTAGGTCATGCAGCTCTTGGTTCTAGTGGAGATATGAATGGAATTCATTGTGAACAATTTGGCAATAGCATCCTTGAAGCAGCATTTACCCAAATACGCATTACTGTTTGCGCACTTTACATTATCAATAATTGATAAACTGAGCTCCAAAGCCAAAATGTTCTCACAGTTTCACAAATCTGCAGTACTGCATATATCCTGAAGTTAGAATATTAGTAAGTTGATCAAGAGAAAGGTGGACATAATACAAGGGAGCCAAGCATTCAGTACTGGAAACAGATAATATGGAAAAagatagggagactattattactGTCCTaccaaagaacaaaaaatatgAACTTCAAGAATTAGTATAAGTGAATCAATTTAACAACATATGACTTGGAAAAATTAAACTATAAACTAATAGCTACATTCAAAAGATTTGGATATAACAGTACACTAAATATCCAGTGCATTATGAGGTTCCCACCACTGAAGGTTTTTATAGGACAGGCTCTACCTGGATGTCAATATAACATCAaattccttgcaagtaaaaacaactaaacaaaaaaaaaactcaaatgtGTCGATTTAGAAGTGAATAAGAATGCAATTTTGCATGGACTTACAAGATCAAGTATACTACAAGGTAACTGCTGAAGGAAATTCCATATAGCATAACAAAGTCATCCATTTATTTGAAAGAAATTTACAAATCCACTGCCAACCATCTAGTTGTACACTCAAATAACTCAATGCCCCCTAGTTATATTCACAGCCTAaacaattcatgaatcatcaaataaaaaattgttaTCTTCCTTTTCAGAATTCAAAGGAGATGACAAACGGCTTGTCATATTTCCTCCAAGAAGAAGTAAGTTATCAAAGTTTAAGCATTATAAAAAAAGACAAGTTTCTGAAAATTCAAGAAAATTTGGATAACAGGTTGAAAATCTTGTGTTCATCAAGATAGCAGCATAGGAATATGGTGCTAATGTATGAACTATCTGACAAAAGATGCCTGTAGATTATGTGATGATGGACAGTATATTATTTCTATCCTCACGACCAGGACAGTTGCAGAGCTATCTTATCTAATTTTTAGTTAAATTTTAATTTAGTGGAACCTCAACTTATGCTGAAATAGTAACTAACAAatggaaaattaaaaatttttgaaaaaaaaatcttaccAATCACTAGAAAATTCATGAGGCAGAGCCTGACTTCTGAACCCACACTTGTCTCTGCAAATTATTTGGGACAAATAAGTACAATCTTGTGAAAGGATAGTGGTCTAGAAATATAAATTCATCATTATTCACCTCATGGGTACTGTAGACAGTGGAAGCTCTCTTGGAACTCTTTCCTTCTGAAAGATTCAAAGAGCTATCCATTTCCTTTAAGCCACGTGCTAATCCACGGCGTCCAACATGCCTATGGGAACCTAAAATGTCACCAAACAATGATCAGTGATAtggtaaagaaaagcaaaagaaCACTGAGTTGGTTCAAAGTGCAAAAACAGGGCTTCACCATTCTCCATGGAAGAAAAATCAACTCGTCCACCTCCATGAATCTTCATGTCTTCACTTCTATTTGCAGAAGGCAGATCAGCTTTTCTTTCTCCATGACCTAATGATGTTTCATACGTAGTATGTGAATTACTGCCATGTCCAACACAAGCATTCGGAACAACCATGTCCACCTCCCCGACTTTACCAGTTGCCTGTTGGAAAATGGGGATGCTTTCTAAAGAATTTGTTGCCTGAGCAGCTTCAGAATATGGACGAACTCCATCATTAGACTGAGATCTGTCTGAACGACGAAGGGGTGCCCATACACCGCGATCAGGTCTATCTCTGTTCCTGGTTCGCTTTTCATACTTTTCGCTGATTGATACAGAACCATGTTTGTTGTTTATAGCAACCTTATcatctatatattttttatcatcacCGTCAGAAACAGATGCAAGTGACGAACTATGTGAAATGTAGTCTTTCATATTTGAGCTTGCATTGGGAGGCCGAGGAAGGCGCTTGTCCTTCACCTTTGCCATTTGTGTTTGCAGATCAGGATGGGATTCAGATGCATATGGCTGATCCACATGCCCTTCCTTTGAAAGTATGCCTCTAATTATTCTTCCACTTGGCTGGTTCTGTCTAGATGTTGGAGTTGGTGAATTTCTTACTGAAGGCTGTCGCACCAAACTTCTAGACACCTGATGAAGAATATTCAAAATGGTTACTATGATTATAAAGATCAAAGGACAAAAAAAGTTGCATCTTTATCAGTTTCTCACGTTAGAGACTTCTTTCTCCTTCCCTTTCAAAAGTACTAATCTGCTCTTTCCAGATTCAATAGCCCCAGAAGCTACAAAAGTTCCATCAAATCCAGATATTGAGCATTAAGAAAAAGCCCAGTGTATATTATTTTGTCATATCAGGGAAAAACTCAGAACAAAtaattcataagggtaaatagttTGGGGGTGGTAGATCAAGTAAAGGATGCTCATAAATTAAAACTCCacaagcccaatattattgtggaAGCAAAAGAAAGAACAAATGCAAAATAAATCAACAACCAGAATACAGATAATAAAACAGAGAGGGACAAATGTGTAGTAACCAAGCATTAATGTGCATGCATAAGACCAGCACAATTGCACATACATGTAAGTCAAGAAGCCATATTTATCAGTCAATTCTCAGAAGAACTGCTAACTTCTTTTTGTAAACCATTTAACAAAACCCTCAATACAGTCCAAAGCATTCTCAAATCTTGTCATTGTTCGTGAATGAACATACTGTATGATCTTTAATTTATTTGAGAGTTTACTTGGTTATTATACATATGAAATAAAGTAAGTTGCAGAGTTCTTGCATAAATCAAAATTTGATGCATGTATCACAACCACATCTGAAATTCTTAGCTCTCCTACAGTAACCTCACTTGCTCTTATTAAGTTGAGCAAGTAATCAACAAACAAACACATCTATGTATAATACACAAATGACCTCATTTGGAGGTTTCCTTGTCAGATTATTTGAAAACACCAACAGTTGAAACCATTTCTCTTTATCCAAATAATATAGCTTGTCAACATTGAATCCCCATTCATACCCATATGCTCATCAGAACCTAAATCATCTCCCTGTCAACTATATACATAATAACTCGGTGAAGAACATTATGTTGAAAACCTACCTTAATTTTAGGTCAAATGTAGGAAGAACATTATTTCTTACCAATGTCTCATGAACAAAATTATATTTTCGCTGAAGAAAAATTGGCTGAAAtataataaaaaggagaaaaaccAAAAGACAAAGAGAAAGTGTAGCTTTAATGTGCCAatagatcagtgatttaaaaaggcgctcgagcgctcgcctaagcgctcgggGGAGGCCCGAGCGCTTCGCTTCACTTCTAGGTGACGCgcctcaaagaggcgccgcctgggcgattgcccgagcccaggcgctgggcgcttcgggcgagcgcctaagtTAAACCAAgcaaccgaaccaggattttaggtctggttcggtctccggaggttagttggttcaatcgaaccaactaaacccgaTATCAGctatcgctgcccaaccctaaccctgctcgttgcagctgctgctcccgctcccgctcctcgtcgctgtcgctgccactgtcgtcgctcccgctgcacgccgctgtcgctgtcgctgctgctgccgctgtcgccgctcccgctgcctccttacactcctgcTCCCGCTACCGGTGCCTCCtcacactcccgctcccgctgccgcttcctcttttctcagtcagcacccccttactcctctttcttcttctccttctgtatactgttaactgttaacagtatactaataataatatttgtatttattagattaataatatattattttgattttaatactgataaatttttatttatttgaaattattgttaggttttaagataattatatttattaattatattatatatttttatattttagcgcctcgtttcgctcgggcgagcgcctcgagcgtttttggaccttagcgccttttggcacctaacgttttttaaatcactgcagtAGATCATGCACTTTTCATACTGGTTAAAAAAGAAGTCTTAGATCTGCATTTGCCGATATCAGGCTCTCTCacacgatttccccgacttccccaaccctaacactcgcgattttgtcgtcgagatttcttctccgctgtcgctgctctctactgtcgctgctcgctgctactgtCGCTACTCACCGCTACCgttgtcgctcgccgctgctgttgccACTCCCGCTGTCGTTCACCTCTCgtagctcccgctcccgctcccactcccgctatcgCTCGCTGCTCCCACTGCCGCCGTCGCTCGCCTCTCCCACTCTAGCTACGGCTGTCGCTTgctaccgctgtcgttgcctcagcagcctcggtcttctcacactcttctcactatattgttaatagtatattaacagTCTACTGCtagctgtatactaataatagtatttttatttattagattaataatatattattttgattttaatactattaatttgtaTTTATTTAAAATCATTGTTAGTTTTCataataaatggcaagtgtacatagtaactcaatagatttgatgtaaaattttattgttttgatttttgagactttttattaatgtgacattgtgattttgcacccgattttcttaatttaatagtatattttttatttaaataattatatttattaattatattatatatttttatattttagcgtctcgtttcgcACGGGCGAGtgcttagcgcctcgggcgtttttggaccatgACGCTTTTTGgcacctagtgctttttaaatcactgataaaaACAATAGAAAGAAACCGCGGTTAGAAAAGATGACAATGAAGGACCCTGTCGATGGGCTATGACGGAACTATGTTTGTGTTGCACAGTTGCAGCGCTAGTAATCATTTTCCTATAATAGCAGCCCGAGACAGCATAACTAGCCTTAGCTGAAGCATCATAAATCAAGCCCAAACTACTGATCGAGCATGTCAGCATATTCACCAGAAACTAGAGAAGGCAACCAAAATTCCTATAGGATGGGATGTTCACGTAGTGAAGTGAGAATTGAAAATaacataccaaattcatcttctgACGCTTCTTTTCCCACTGCAGAAGGTACAGATACAGATTTATCCACAGCAAGATGCTGATCTCTCCTTGACATTAAAATGTATGTTGGTTTGTCTTTGGCACTCCCCTTTTTGGtgctatcctttatcacatactgCAGACAGGGTAAAAGACATGAGCATCATTATTGAATATTTAGAATATGAAGAAAGGCTGGTGTAAAGTCCATGAAGATGCCTCAAGATGCTACTTAAAGATAGTGATCCACATGCAGAAgcaacttggatgattcttgagaaATAAAGGTGATGATCCAACAGAAGACAAGGTACATGAATATGAAGTCAAATCAGAATGAAAGACACAATAAAACAAGGACTAAAATATCACATCACAACTCACAACAACCTTCATATAGCAAATATATACTGGTACTAATGCATGTGATAATACACTCTCCCGGGCAACTGTATGATATATagcgtaattttttttttttgatacatAGCATATTTAAGATCCTGAAAATCACACAGTAGAAAGAAATCCAAAGTTAAAAATAGCCTTAAGTTGGAATTCTGTTTCGATTATTAACTATCTGATTCCACTATAACTATTAATTCTATAAGGAAGAATTACTTCATAGTCATAGGCAACATCATTTATGTGTCAGGCCTTCCACCTAAGGCTTTCAAGGGGTTACCGTGTACATATGTTTTAATAACTTTGATGAGAGCGTAATGTATACAGTACCAAAATTGTAAGAAATTATCTATGATTTTCAGTCAAAAAATTTAATGAGGCATAAAAGGCAAAATGCTTACAAAAGTGACATAATTATACTCAAAACTTATTTTATTCAATGAGAGTATTGGGGAACACGAAATGAATTCTGGCACTTCATTCTGAATTTTGTTGTAATTTGTGAGGATAGGTGCATGGCGGAAGATGAAAGCACAtctttaactcttgtttcatgCATTACATAAGTCTTATCAAAGATACTTTAGGCAACTATTTTTCAAACAATAAACTGGTGGGAGAAAAAATTTAGACCCCCCTAACTTCAGCAACACCGGTTAAGAGTAGTGGTCTCTATCCCACACCAATGGCAAGTCTTTTGCATGAAGCTCTCATAAAAGAAGGTATAGGAACTCATTGTGCTACATCTATCAAGCACCCGAAATGGTaaaacatgttaaaaatttaGTCAATTCCTTTTACACTACTGCTTCTTTAATTGCATAACTGTAGAAAAACAAGCTTTACTACGTAATTTCCTTTGACAGACAACATAAGAGTGGTTGAGTAACTTCCCATATTTCTCAAAAGTCCAATTTCTCTATAAAAATGCTGCTTCTCAATAGCAAGCAGAGATTTGAAGTCTAGGCCACTTAAAAAATGAAGGAATACAACAAGTATGCTCAATATTTTTCACAATGAAAAGACAAAATGTTCAATAGAAAACAAGGTAAGTGAactgaaaacaaaaaaatgaaaaaggcaaAGAGAAAATGAACACTGATAGCAAATTCACTCAAACCAGAAAAGGAAAattcagaaaataaaaaagatatgatgATTTCTTTCTAGAACTGGTCTAACAAAAAGCAGCTAATCAAAAAGATACTTAGATTCTTTGCCGAATTTGAAGAAACATATATCAAGTTCCAAATGCACATGGAAACAGTCTTCAAATTGAACAAGTATGAAATATAGAAGCATCTTCATGGAGATAAAATAAGTTTCCGATTCATATCCAAGATCCTGCAGCACCTCAAACTAATTCAAACTGAAAAACAactgataaataataaaatacataCAGTTGAAGCTGCAATTTTACGCTTCTCAGAACTTCGTTTGGAAGGACTTGAGATGCCAGCAgaagctcctgaagctcttctgctAACTTTACCACCaccagataatttctgcagcaatAATATCCTAAGCTTATGTTCAACAATGATAGCTTATCTCCAACAATAGCAACACAAATAAACTGTAAAATAAAGCTAATAGCCCAGGAGAGCACATAAAAAGAAACATGTGTGCACATCAAACCTCAAAAACTTTGAGACTCAACAAGTGTAACTTTGTACCAAAGCCACTTTCATAATCAATTGAAAAGTAGCTAAAACTTATGGTCGGTCAAACTTTTTGTATAGGATATTGAAATTTTGGAGATTCATACATATATGTTGCTGATTATTCATAACCATCCATAAATATGATTAGCAAAGTAATAGTCACTTTCATAATCAATTGAAAAGTAGCTAAAACTTATGGTcaatcaaactttttgtatagGATATTGAAATTTTGGAGATTCATACATATATGTTGCTGATTATTCATAACCATCTATAATAATGATTAACAAAGTAATAATTCTGCAGCTTCTGCTATCTATTGGCGTCACAGTACTAACGTTAAAAATTCATACCATGAAATAATAAATGTTATATTACCCACAGTTACATTAAGACCTTGTCATGACCCAAGATCAATATCATGCGGTCTTTTCTCTGAAACCAAGGTGTATGTCCCAAGAAGTTGGTTACTTTTATAGATGGACAGTGACATGTATATCATCTCATACCATAATCCTTGTCAGAATGTAAAGTGTTTGCGGGTACAACAATCTCCCATTAAAGTCCCTGACATTTTTCCTAGAAAACACAATGTGGGACACAAGATGGCAAAATAGTTGCTTCACCATATGGTATGCCCATGTACCATCTAAGCTATGCTAGAAAGTCTTCCTAAGTAGTtgcaaagaatataaaaaatacatAGTTAAAAAAACAGCACTTGAAGAGAGTGTTCAAAGATGGAATGTCCAAATTGGTGAGTGGAGTACAAAAATGACAAGAAATGATCATGTTTTGATATGCCGGAAGTTGGCACCACTGCATCAGCAAATGGTTGAACAACACATTTTAGTTTTGGACATAACAGAAAAAAAATCACTTAAATGAGCTGGAAAGGAGTCGAGTTCAAGTTGCAAGTATTATGTGTGTCAGAAAGAAAGGCTAAAATTGTTCAGGTCACAAACAGAGAGAAACACACAGCAAACAATTTTTGAAAGAATCTTCACCTAGCCAGGACTAAAAACCTATAGctatttcttaaaaatttctgtaATTCATCAACATCTACACCATATAAGTTAGGATAAAACACATTCTCTATTATTTATTCTCATCTCAATCTATAAACTCCACAGACCTATATGAATATTGTACATTTGTGGCATATCAGAAATGCTGTTAAGAAAAATCTAGTCCATCTAAACTATAATCTTTGTCTTAAACTTTGCATGCAAAATTACACCATCCAATGCTTAAAATTGTTCAGGTCACAAACAGAGAGAAACACACAGCAAACAATTTTTGAAAGAAACTTCACCTAGCCAGGACTAAAAACCTATAGctatttcttaaaaatttctgtaATTCATCAACATCTACACCATATAAGTTAGGATAAAACACATTCTCTATTATATATTCTCATCTCAATCTATAAACTCCACAGACCTATATGAATATTGTACATTTGTGGCATATCAGAAATGCTGTTAAGAAAAACTTAGTCCATGTAAACTATAATCTTTGTCTTAAACTTTGCATGCAAAATTACACCATCCAAtgcttaagatacctaaatatattcatttaaaaattttcatGTTCCGCTATTTTTACCCATCTGATTTGCAATGGTTAATGCACGAACTTCCATTATTTTGAACATCTATTGTTGCAATTGGCCTAACATACTTTTTTAAATTGCCAAGAAAGAATCACCTCAAAGACATTCATGCAACTAGCATGTGTTTAGGTCACTTTATGTTCGACTGCTCTCTccattgatccatatagactacTCCAGAGTAACTTCAGTTGTTTAATCACATTTTGCAACTAATCTCTTGACATACTTTCTTATAAGATATTCCAATTTTAACTGTTTACCCATGACTTTCATCAGAAGATAAATTACCTTGCAAGAACCACCTCAAAAAACTTTATTCACCTCTGATTCACCTGGATCACTTATCGGCCAACTATTCTTTCCACAGCATCTCCCAGAGTGACTTCAAATGATTATTGTTTAACTTACAGGACTCAACCAAACAGTCCAATTCTTCTACATCATTAAAGACACAATGTTCTTGTCAATAGTGAGTAGCTGCTGATCATCATATCTAACATCTTTCTATGCTTACTATCCAATATTTCTTCTCAAACAACCCTTATTATCAAGATGGCCCCAAACACCACATGTCTTTGTTGTAACTCAAGTGCCAAAATTTGTCATTTAAAATGAATTTTACATGCAATATGACATTAACTTCCACTAAAGGCACATCTCGCCAGAAGTCCAAAGTGGACTATCAGTGAAAGTGGATTGAAACCCTGAAATAAAGTCTCCAATGCCTTTTATTTGATGTAAGGAGACTCTCCAAAGTCATATATAAGTGGAAAGGAGATATTAGTTATTTAATTTGACTTCAACAAACTATACTTTGATTACTTACAGATAATCAAACATTCATGTTGAACCAAGATCCACTAAAGTGTCAATTTCCACTATAATGCAAATAGACCCTAAATGATTTAACTCACACAGGTGGATAAGGCAGCAGCAGGAATGTTCTACAAATTATTAGAACAATTTATCTCAACAAACAAGCATTACAATAAGTTTCATCTCATATATACTATgtcaatataataatttatta includes:
- the LOC135586742 gene encoding regulator of nonsense transcripts UPF3-like — protein: MRGPSDRTKVVVRRLPPSISQSVLMEQIDGRFAGRYDWVCFRPGKNSQKNQRHSRAYLNFKRPEDVVEFAEFFDQHIFVNEKGAQFKALVEYAPSQRVPKQCPKKDVREGTISKDPEYMEFLELVSKPLEHLPSAEIQLERKEAERAGSTKETPIVTPLMDFVRRKRAAKNGPQKLSGGGKVSRRASGASAGISSPSKRSSEKRKIAASTYVIKDSTKKGSAKDKPTYILMSRRDQHLAVDKSVSVPSAVGKEASEDEFASGAIESGKSRLVLLKGKEKEVSNVSRSLVRQPSVRNSPTPTSRQNQPSGRIIRGILSKEGHVDQPYASESHPDLQTQMAKVKDKRLPRPPNASSNMKDYISHSSSLASVSDGDDKKYIDDKVAINNKHGSVSISEKYEKRTRNRDRPDRGVWAPLRRSDRSQSNDGVRPYSEAAQATNSLESIPIFQQATGKVGEVDMVVPNACVGHGSNSHTTYETSLGHGERKADLPSANRSEDMKIHGGGRVDFSSMENGSHRHVGRRGLARGLKEMDSSLNLSEGKSSKRASTVYSTHERQVWVQKSGSAS